From the genome of Vigna angularis cultivar LongXiaoDou No.4 chromosome 11, ASM1680809v1, whole genome shotgun sequence, one region includes:
- the LOC108332414 gene encoding uncharacterized protein LOC108332414, producing MSSSRERLMKAVKKFVGVRYKVFSNRYGQNIIDILDFPIKVVLSPFTLAFDIAGSAPRGFGVPELISKLSATSVFAIAALGTYDIAFELGRKVLSQRNCNTCNGWRALRCTMCRGSGRVHYQVKNYTLKSGAKPTAESVADAIANNRAELVHLPSSLDFQNPLPSKECPTCDGTGVMSCPECKHRLIHVRISADDIMEPPWQAYNVLKKMDYPYEHIVHSMKDPSIAAFWLITFPQIMGGFTYDDDVKQKIWWQYKESRRYDQLRDVVAKRKPGWEYLQEALISIDPDRARDDPVIVKNIPYYKAQKALETEVMKLDPPPRPSNWGELDLPLNASSWSEEDLKNPEKFYEMTVLLNAQREISDKFLDAQWETKWRQDKLNEMLEAKVKPYIQDIDNAVLPEPILLKPQVQEKRQRRRWFFF from the exons ATGTCGAGTTCTCGAGAGCGATTGATGAAGGCGGTGAAAAAGTTCGTGGGGGTTCGGTACAAGGTTTTCAGCAATCGTTACGGCCAAAACATCATCGACATATTGGACTTCCCAATTAAGGTTGTCTTGTCTCCCTTCACTCTCGCCTTTGACATTGCCGGCTCTGCACCTCGCGGCTTCGGCGTCCCTGAACTCATCTCCAAGCTCTCTGCCACTTCCGTCTTC GCTATAGCTGCTCTTGGAACTTATGACATTGCATTTGAGCTGGGGAGGAAGGTGCTCTCTCAAAG AAATTGTAATACGTGTAATGGATGGCGGGCCTTGCGGTGTACAATGTGCAGAGGAAGTGGGAGGGTGCATTATCAAGTGAAGAATTACACCTTAAAGAG TGGAGCGAAGCCAACTGCTGAATCTGTAGCAGACGCCATTGCCAACAATCGGGCTGAGTTGGTGCATCTACCATCATCATTGGATTTTCAAAATCCACTTCCTTCAAAAGAGTGCCCAACTTGTGATGGAACG GGTGTAATGAGCTGTCCTGAATGCAAACACAGATTAATACATGTTAGGATCTCAGCAGATGAT ATTATGGAGCCCCCATGGCAAGCTTATAATGTCTTGAAAAAAATGGATTACCCATATGAG caCATAGTTCACAGCATGAAAGATCCTAGTATTGCTGCATTTTGGCTGATTACATTTCCTCAGATCATGGGTGGATTTACCTATGATGATGACGTGAAGCAGAAAATATGGTGGCAATACAAG GAATCTAGGCGGTATGATCAACTCCGAGATGTGGTAGCCAAGAGGAAACCAGGGTGGGAGTATCTGCAGGAG GCCTTGATATCTATTGATCCTGATCGGGCAAGGGATGATCCTGTCATAGTGAAAAATATCCCTTATTATAAGGCTCAGAAGGCACTAGAGACAGAGGTTATGAAGCTTGATCCTCCACCAAGACCGTCAAATTGGGGT GAGCTGGACCTTCCATTGAATGCATCGTCTTGGAGTGAGGAAGATCTCAAAAATCCAGAAAAGTTCTATGAAATGACTGTTCTTCTTAACGCCCAAAGAGAAATCTCTGATAAGTTCTTGGATGCACAGTGGGAAACTAAATGGCGTCAGGACAAG TTGAATGAGATGTTGGAGGCCAAGGTGAAGCCATACATTCAGGATATAGACAACGCAGTTCTTCCTGAGCCGATTTTATTAAAACCACAAGTTCAGGAAAAG AGACAACGGCGGAGGTGGTTTTTCTTTTGA